TGGCGCTGGAGGACACCACCGCGCGGGGCAGGCCGAGCTCCCGCAGCCGGTGCAGGTAGGCCACCGAGCCGGGGTAGGGCTGGACGCCCTGCTCCCGGATCATCCGCAGCACGGTGTCGTTCTTGGCGTTGCTCAGTCCCTGCACCGACAGGCTGCCCGGCGGATCGTCCGGCCGGCCCTCGGGCAGCGTGATGCCGCGCGAGGCCAGGAAGGTCCGGGTGCCGTCCAGGCGTGGGCGGCCGTCCACGTACTGGTCGTAGTCCTCCGGCTCGAACGGGGCGAACCCGGTGCCGGTCCGGAGGGCCTCGGCTCTGAGGAAGGTGTCGAACATGTCCTTCCAGGCGGCCGCGTGCACCTTGGCGGTCTGCGTCAGCACGCCGTCGAGGTCGAACAGGAACGCTTCGATGTGGTCCGGGAGCCCCAGCATGACTGCCAGTCTGGTCCTCCCGACCGCCGAAACCGCCCATTCGCGGCGTCTCTGGCGCGTCGCGAACGGGCGGCAGCGGTCGTCCGCACCGAACTACATCGGGACGGGCTTGAGGACGGCGAACACCGCACCGTCCCGGTCCTGCACCAGCGCGACCCGGCCCCAGGGCTGGTCGGTCGGCGGTTCGAGCACGTTGCCGCCCGCCTTGACCAGCGCGTCCACCGTGCTGTCGGTGTCGTCCACGGCGAAGTAGGTCCGCCAGTGCGCGACCGTGCCGGGCGGGTCGCCCTCCAGGTTGCAAACGCCACCGACGTCGCGGCCGCCGACCCGGAAGGAGAGGTAGTCCGGCATCTGCTCCATCGGGGCGATCCTGGCCCCGAACACCGCGTCGTAGAACACGCCCGCCGCGTCCGAGGCAGGCGTGTGCAGCTCGTTCCAGACCACCGCGCCGTGCTCGCCCACCACCTGGGCGCCGGGGAAGTCGAGCGGCTGCCAG
This genomic interval from Kitasatospora gansuensis contains the following:
- a CDS encoding HAD family hydrolase; the protein is MLGLPDHIEAFLFDLDGVLTQTAKVHAAAWKDMFDTFLRAEALRTGTGFAPFEPEDYDQYVDGRPRLDGTRTFLASRGITLPEGRPDDPPGSLSVQGLSNAKNDTVLRMIREQGVQPYPGSVAYLHRLRELGLPRAVVSSSANCRDVLRAAGIDDMFDVVIDGLVAGREHLPGKPAPDTYLAAARALGTEPAHAAVFEDALAGVASGRAGGFGAVVGVNRTGQAQALREHGADLVVDDLAELIEGQREAGR
- a CDS encoding VOC family protein, coding for MVEVTEAYAVGTPCWVDLNASDQQAALDFYRDLFGWQGEIGAEEFGGYSVCEKNGKAVAGIMGPVPTEEGQPAVPSAWTTYLTTDDADATLTAIGDNGGTVLVPVMTVGTTGKMLVAADPTGAVFGVWQPLDFPGAQVVGEHGAVVWNELHTPASDAAGVFYDAVFGARIAPMEQMPDYLSFRVGGRDVGGVCNLEGDPPGTVAHWRTYFAVDDTDSTVDALVKAGGNVLEPPTDQPWGRVALVQDRDGAVFAVLKPVPM